In a single window of the Ignavibacteria bacterium genome:
- a CDS encoding T9SS type A sorting domain-containing protein produces the protein MNKKYIHIIFGFILAVIFSVSGRLTAQNGWYPLQSGTENVLKSVFFVNANTGYMSGNGIILKTLNGGTNWLVISTAFSGSSIYFSNPYTGYISEGTLFKTTDGGVSWADLHQASLLAVNFADNNTGYAVGYNSKILKSTDAGLNWELQFVSMYGNKFNSVYFRNPQTGFIAGGKMTEPYSGVIYKTINGGSSWYEVSPSTTDIDFRSITFPTDNIGYAVGGYEYGSSGVIYKTSNGGETWIQQGIVNRDLNSIHFRDALTGYTVGESGIILKTTNGSSIWNSQVSSSDKDLNSVYFIEGNLGYTVGLSGSVQKTINGGVFGPPFAVSGKVTFPNGQPVTKGMVKALRYDAQSNTVQIVDTASIQLNGDYMLRNLTIDSVDIMAYPNDEDIDAFPPQFVPTYHTGNASGTISWTASKTLYVNNNLFNVDVKVFNITGSGGNSFISGGVFVAPPQTGGLQNAIVYAMSGNEFKGFSVSRSGGPYDINNITTGNYRVICDRMGYWQAEKNVTVGSVSPDTINFYMTGINVIGIEPVSGIVPKTFNLSQNYPNPFNPVTNINIDVPKNSMVKVAVYDMLGKEVEILVNQQLTAGSYKLDWNAAKFASGIYFYRIITSEFTDIKKMVLVK, from the coding sequence ATGAATAAAAAATACATACATATTATATTCGGCTTTATACTGGCTGTAATATTTTCTGTGTCCGGACGCCTCACAGCGCAAAACGGGTGGTATCCACTGCAGTCAGGCACAGAAAATGTTCTGAAGTCTGTATTTTTTGTTAATGCCAATACTGGTTATATGTCGGGTAATGGTATCATATTAAAGACCCTTAACGGCGGAACAAACTGGCTGGTGATATCAACTGCCTTTAGCGGTTCATCAATTTATTTCAGCAATCCCTATACAGGCTATATAAGCGAAGGTACTTTGTTTAAAACTACTGATGGCGGCGTTAGCTGGGCAGACCTGCACCAGGCATCTTTGCTGGCAGTTAATTTTGCCGATAATAATACAGGCTATGCTGTTGGTTACAACAGCAAGATACTAAAATCCACTGATGCCGGCTTGAACTGGGAACTCCAGTTCGTAAGTATGTACGGCAATAAATTTAACTCTGTATATTTCAGGAATCCGCAAACAGGTTTCATTGCCGGCGGTAAAATGACTGAACCTTACAGCGGTGTTATTTATAAAACCATCAATGGCGGTTCTTCATGGTATGAAGTTTCTCCTTCTACAACAGATATAGATTTCAGAAGTATAACATTTCCAACAGATAATATCGGCTATGCCGTAGGCGGTTATGAATACGGTTCATCCGGGGTAATTTATAAAACTTCCAACGGGGGAGAAACCTGGATACAGCAGGGGATTGTGAATAGAGATCTGAATTCTATCCACTTCCGTGATGCTTTGACCGGGTATACTGTTGGTGAGAGCGGTATAATTCTTAAGACAACTAATGGCAGCTCTATATGGAATTCCCAGGTATCAAGTTCAGATAAAGACCTGAACTCTGTTTATTTCATTGAAGGGAATCTGGGCTATACTGTAGGGCTTTCAGGTTCAGTACAGAAAACTATCAATGGAGGTGTGTTCGGCCCGCCCTTTGCCGTATCCGGAAAAGTTACATTCCCCAACGGTCAGCCGGTTACAAAAGGTATGGTTAAAGCGTTAAGATATGATGCTCAGTCAAATACTGTACAGATAGTAGATACTGCAAGTATTCAGCTTAACGGTGACTATATGCTGAGGAATTTAACTATTGACAGCGTTGATATTATGGCATATCCTAATGATGAAGATATTGATGCCTTCCCGCCGCAGTTCGTACCAACTTATCATACCGGTAATGCTAGCGGAACAATAAGCTGGACAGCATCAAAAACACTATATGTGAACAATAATTTATTTAATGTTGATGTAAAAGTATTTAATATAACAGGCTCAGGCGGAAACTCATTTATCAGCGGCGGTGTATTTGTTGCCCCGCCTCAAACCGGAGGTTTGCAGAATGCTATAGTTTACGCTATGAGCGGAAATGAGTTTAAGGGGTTTTCAGTATCACGCTCGGGCGGTCCGTATGATATTAATAATATTACAACTGGCAATTACAGGGTAATTTGCGACAGAATGGGTTACTGGCAGGCAGAAAAAAATGTAACAGTTGGCAGTGTTAGCCCTGATACAATTAATTTTTATATGACAGGCATTAATGTTATTGGCATAGAGCCTGTTTCAGGAATTGTTCCTAAAACATTTAACTTAAGCCAGAATTATCCTAATCCGTTTAACCCGGTAACTAATATTAATATCGATGTACCCAAGAACTCCATGGTAAAAGTGGCTGTTTATGATATGTTGGGCAAAGAAGTTGAAATACTGGTTAATCAGCAGTTAACAGCAGGCAGTTATAAACTGGACTGGAATGCTGCAAAATTTGCAAGCGGAATTTATTTTTACAGAATAATAACTTCAGAGTTTACCGATATTAAAAAGATGGTATTGGTAAAATAG
- a CDS encoding DUF3808 domain-containing protein, with protein MKRYLLVFIVFLIQLNSLKAAIPDEKIKAGMDLIYDLKFDEAENFFNSLQKEDPEDLRPLFYSSQIYFYKALPSRSNDDYLRFLELSDKVIEIAEKKLDKNEKDYDSMYILGLAHSYRSLLMLNLNKNLIGAAFSGKTGYRILSDLVKENPGYYDAYMGLGLYKIAIGFVPGKYQWLLSIIGFEGNLKEGKQYLKTSYEKGKFTSVESRVYLSFFSIKEREEQSFEAVNIMRQLVKEYPQSPVFRLFLASLYQQMSRMDESIELTNEALRLNTNSLQNEMKKGAYSLLGTAYFRKNNFNEAIRNFEEHLKYVHNDDRYNVSLFLLGLSYELSGNRLKALENYSKVRENYINERDGEGEKFFYRLAEQRKGRGLNKFDSLLIVTMNLRECGKLDEALVTYNNLLNPEYSGKKLSEDDIAKVYFELGNTFFLKNDLRSAAENYKKCINISVEAETWLKPHAMFELGKIYRLEGKIKESDDLFDEMSSISDFDFEVFLDMRYINYLNNR; from the coding sequence ATGAAAAGATATTTACTGGTATTTATAGTATTTTTAATACAACTGAATTCACTTAAAGCGGCTATTCCAGATGAAAAAATCAAAGCCGGCATGGATTTAATTTACGATCTGAAGTTTGATGAAGCAGAGAACTTTTTTAACAGTCTTCAAAAGGAAGATCCTGAAGATCTGAGACCTTTATTCTATTCATCCCAAATATATTTCTATAAAGCATTGCCAAGCAGAAGCAATGATGATTATCTCAGGTTTCTGGAATTGAGTGATAAAGTTATAGAAATAGCCGAGAAAAAACTGGATAAAAATGAAAAAGATTACGATTCAATGTACATTCTTGGGCTGGCACACAGCTATAGGTCTCTTTTAATGCTGAACCTTAATAAAAATCTGATTGGAGCAGCATTCAGCGGTAAAACCGGGTACAGGATCTTAAGTGACCTTGTGAAAGAAAATCCCGGTTATTACGATGCTTATATGGGGCTTGGTTTATATAAGATCGCAATCGGTTTTGTTCCGGGAAAATACCAATGGCTGCTTTCTATTATAGGTTTTGAAGGAAATTTAAAGGAAGGCAAACAATATCTTAAAACTTCTTATGAAAAAGGTAAATTCACTTCAGTGGAATCAAGAGTTTACCTCTCATTTTTTTCAATCAAAGAGCGTGAAGAACAAAGTTTTGAAGCAGTGAACATTATGCGGCAGCTTGTAAAAGAATATCCGCAAAGCCCCGTATTCAGGCTTTTTCTTGCCAGCCTTTATCAGCAGATGAGCAGAATGGATGAATCGATTGAGCTTACAAATGAAGCACTGAGGCTGAATACCAATTCATTGCAAAATGAAATGAAAAAGGGGGCTTACTCATTGCTTGGGACAGCGTATTTCAGAAAAAATAATTTCAATGAAGCAATCAGGAATTTTGAAGAACATTTGAAATATGTGCACAACGATGACAGATATAATGTAAGTTTATTTCTTCTCGGGCTTTCGTATGAGTTATCCGGGAACAGGCTGAAAGCTCTCGAAAATTACTCGAAAGTAAGGGAAAATTATATTAATGAACGTGATGGTGAAGGTGAAAAGTTTTTCTATAGACTGGCTGAGCAGAGGAAGGGCAGGGGACTGAATAAGTTTGATTCACTGCTTATAGTAACTATGAATTTGCGGGAATGCGGCAAGCTTGATGAAGCTTTGGTTACTTATAATAATTTGTTGAACCCGGAGTATTCAGGAAAAAAGCTGAGTGAAGATGATATTGCTAAGGTATATTTTGAGCTTGGCAATACTTTTTTCCTGAAAAACGACCTGAGATCTGCTGCAGAAAATTATAAAAAATGTATCAATATATCTGTTGAAGCAGAAACGTGGCTAAAGCCGCATGCGATGTTTGAGCTTGGAAAAATATACAGGCTCGAAGGTAAAATCAAGGAATCAGATGATTTATTTGATGAAATGAGCAGTATTTCAGATTTTGACTTTGAGGTTTTTCTTGATATGAGATATATCAATTATTTAAATAACAGGTAA
- a CDS encoding YjbQ family protein, protein MKSFRKELWFNTPSRRAYINITPDIEHCLADSGIKEGILLCNAMHITASVFINDDESGLHSDFDKWLENIAPEKPYTQYKHNNTGEDNADAHLKRSVMGREAIVAVTNGKLDFGPWEQIFYGEFDGKRKKRVLVKIIGE, encoded by the coding sequence ATGAAATCATTCAGGAAAGAGCTGTGGTTCAATACACCTTCCCGAAGAGCATATATTAATATAACTCCGGATATAGAACATTGCCTGGCCGATAGCGGTATAAAAGAAGGTATCCTGCTGTGCAATGCTATGCATATTACTGCAAGTGTGTTTATTAATGATGATGAAAGCGGACTGCACAGTGATTTTGATAAATGGCTCGAAAACATTGCGCCTGAAAAACCATACACCCAATATAAACACAACAATACAGGGGAAGATAATGCTGATGCACATTTAAAAAGATCAGTAATGGGCAGGGAGGCAATTGTGGCAGTGACAAACGGCAAGCTTGATTTTGGACCCTGGGAACAGATATTTTACGGCGAGTTTGACGGGAAAAGAAAAAAAAGAGTGCTTGTGAAAATTATTGGTGAATAG
- a CDS encoding VWA domain-containing protein, with translation MTIRSLFTLFISILTISLSSHLYSNGVSVVNAATGIYLKLTSSDVLVNCESQVSVVTATQIFLNNLGADKNIKYAFPMPEGASAISLRWKINGLWYQAQINPNSQDTGLPGGSMNNNLKTHLGSTPLFFTIPQTVKTDSSLIVELKYVKLLPYSFGNVTFTFPNNYSLIQTAILNSQVLDFNLSSPRTIDSIRLVSTQPVTEFSNNGTTAHIKSVLMESAANQNYSVKYSLNLNQLGLYSYSTLIPQAQLPDSLGGFFTFIAEPDPGSNQVIKKTFTLIVDRSGSMSGDKIIQARNASKFIVNNLNDGDKFNIVDFSDNVLSFRPGHVNYTNQSRDSALNYINAFIASGGTNISGAFSTAVPQFSTSNDSSANIIIFFTDGQATSGITNTTQLLAHVRNLIISTETNIFLYCFGIGSDVNVQLLTLLGSQNKGLAEFLGNDELYSRITDFYLRIRNPVLLSPTISFSPSNVIEVYPSPLPNLYKGQQMIVSGRYLQPGPVTVTLSGYAFNQPVSYQYSFNRIDTADSRYQFLTKIWAKQKIDYLLVLYYALNPSDPAALALKAQIIQISIAYGVLSPFTSFGSVTAVNEPVNEPNINAETYVLTGNYPNPFNPSTTIKLQVNKQIFKTAYVRIYNITGQLIKVIRFNINGKGIYEIPWDGTLSTGLNAPSGVYFYVIDLGEILLNNKMVLLK, from the coding sequence ATGACAATAAGATCTCTTTTTACCCTGTTTATATCCATTCTTACCATATCTTTAAGCAGCCATTTATATTCAAACGGAGTTTCAGTTGTAAATGCAGCAACAGGAATTTACCTGAAATTAACATCCAGTGATGTGTTAGTTAATTGCGAAAGCCAGGTTTCTGTTGTAACTGCAACTCAGATATTTCTTAATAATTTAGGCGCGGATAAGAATATCAAATATGCATTCCCAATGCCTGAAGGAGCTAGTGCAATAAGTCTCAGGTGGAAAATAAATGGCTTATGGTACCAGGCTCAAATTAATCCAAATTCACAGGATACCGGTTTACCCGGAGGTTCTATGAACAATAACCTTAAAACACATTTAGGTTCAACACCTTTATTCTTTACAATACCACAAACAGTTAAAACTGACTCCAGTTTAATAGTTGAACTTAAATATGTAAAGCTTCTTCCTTATTCATTCGGAAATGTTACATTTACATTTCCAAACAACTACAGTCTTATCCAGACAGCAATACTGAACAGCCAGGTTCTTGATTTCAATCTGTCATCACCAAGAACAATAGACAGTATCAGGCTTGTAAGTACTCAACCGGTCACAGAATTTTCCAATAACGGAACCACTGCACACATAAAAAGTGTACTTATGGAATCAGCTGCAAACCAGAATTATTCCGTTAAGTATTCGCTGAACCTGAACCAGCTTGGTTTGTACAGTTATTCAACCTTAATACCCCAGGCGCAGCTGCCGGACTCTCTGGGTGGATTTTTTACATTTATTGCTGAACCCGATCCGGGTTCCAACCAGGTTATAAAAAAAACCTTCACGCTTATAGTCGACCGTTCAGGAAGCATGAGCGGAGATAAGATAATACAGGCAAGAAATGCAAGTAAATTCATTGTGAATAATCTGAATGACGGCGACAAGTTCAATATTGTTGATTTTTCGGACAATGTGCTCTCGTTCCGTCCGGGACATGTAAATTATACAAACCAGTCTAGGGATTCAGCTCTTAATTATATCAATGCATTTATAGCAAGCGGAGGTACAAATATTTCCGGAGCATTTTCAACAGCAGTACCGCAATTTTCCACCAGCAATGATAGTTCTGCGAACATTATTATATTCTTTACTGATGGTCAGGCTACTTCAGGCATCACTAATACAACACAATTGCTGGCACATGTTAGAAATCTGATTATAAGTACTGAAACTAACATATTCCTTTATTGTTTCGGAATCGGGAGCGATGTTAATGTTCAGCTGCTGACACTATTAGGTTCTCAAAATAAGGGTCTGGCTGAATTTTTAGGTAACGATGAATTATACAGCAGAATAACTGATTTTTACCTGCGTATAAGAAATCCAGTTCTGCTATCGCCTACAATCTCATTTTCTCCTTCAAATGTGATAGAAGTGTATCCTTCGCCTCTGCCAAATTTGTACAAAGGGCAGCAAATGATAGTATCAGGAAGATACCTGCAGCCCGGACCGGTAACTGTAACTTTAAGCGGATATGCTTTTAATCAGCCGGTTTCATACCAATACAGCTTTAACAGGATTGATACAGCAGATTCACGGTACCAATTCCTAACTAAAATATGGGCTAAACAGAAAATTGATTACCTGCTGGTACTTTATTATGCTTTAAATCCTAGTGACCCGGCTGCATTGGCTTTAAAAGCTCAGATTATTCAAATAAGCATTGCTTATGGCGTTCTTTCACCGTTTACCAGCTTTGGTTCAGTAACAGCAGTTAATGAACCGGTAAATGAACCAAATATTAATGCTGAAACTTATGTACTAACGGGGAATTATCCAAATCCTTTCAATCCCTCAACTACCATTAAGCTTCAGGTGAATAAACAGATATTTAAAACAGCTTATGTAAGGATCTATAATATTACCGGTCAGCTTATAAAAGTAATAAGGTTTAATATAAACGGTAAAGGAATTTATGAGATTCCATGGGATGGCACTCTAAGCACCGGATTAAACGCTCCTTCCGGTGTATATTTTTATGTTATTGATCTTGGTGAAATCTTGCTCAACAATAAAATGGTTCTGCTGAAATAA
- a CDS encoding FAD-dependent oxidoreductase — MKKKLVVLGSGFGAFSALKELDTNLYDIKIVSPRNHFLFTCLLPSTTVGTIEFRSIIEPIRNIKNAVYIQAFCSKIDEAAKIIYCEDTDTQKQFTLDYDILIISVGEITNSYNIEGVEKYAYFLREVADARRIRIKVIDCFENASIPGLSEEEKKSFLRFVVCGGGPTGVEFAAELHDFIEEDVRKKYPGMENDIEIILIEAGDKLLNSFDEKLSEYTLKIFKRQKINVKTKSYITRVTEKEIYVNDGKHFNYGLLVWAAGNTATGLIRNSTLPKNKRNKLVIDHYLKVLGTENIYALGDCTEIPDEPFPVTAQVAQRQGKYLGKALNKLAKGKDIKPFKYKDLGMLAYIGSHKALANTTQYKGSGFATWIFWRSVYITKLVSLKNKILVLFDWFKTFVFGRDVSNF, encoded by the coding sequence ATGAAAAAGAAACTAGTTGTTTTAGGCAGCGGCTTTGGCGCGTTCAGCGCATTAAAAGAGCTTGATACAAACCTGTACGATATAAAAATAGTCAGTCCCCGTAATCATTTCCTTTTTACATGCCTCCTCCCAAGCACCACTGTAGGCACCATTGAATTCAGAAGCATTATTGAACCGATCAGGAATATAAAAAATGCAGTTTATATCCAGGCATTCTGCAGTAAAATAGATGAAGCTGCAAAAATAATTTACTGCGAAGATACTGATACACAGAAACAGTTTACACTAGATTACGATATCCTGATTATTTCAGTGGGTGAGATAACAAATTCATATAACATTGAAGGTGTTGAAAAATATGCTTATTTCTTGCGGGAAGTTGCAGATGCCAGAAGAATAAGGATAAAAGTAATTGACTGCTTTGAAAATGCATCTATTCCGGGTTTAAGCGAAGAGGAAAAGAAAAGCTTTCTTAGATTTGTTGTTTGCGGAGGCGGCCCTACCGGTGTGGAATTCGCAGCAGAGCTTCATGATTTTATCGAAGAGGATGTAAGGAAGAAATATCCCGGGATGGAAAATGATATTGAGATAATTCTGATAGAAGCAGGCGATAAGCTGCTAAATTCATTTGATGAAAAACTTTCAGAATACACACTTAAGATCTTCAAAAGGCAAAAGATAAATGTTAAAACAAAATCATATATAACCAGGGTAACAGAAAAAGAAATTTATGTAAACGACGGCAAACACTTCAATTACGGTTTGCTTGTATGGGCTGCCGGGAATACTGCTACCGGACTTATCAGAAACAGCACTTTGCCAAAGAACAAAAGAAATAAGCTTGTAATTGATCATTACCTTAAAGTATTGGGCACAGAAAATATTTATGCACTGGGTGACTGCACTGAAATACCGGATGAACCTTTCCCGGTAACAGCACAGGTAGCACAAAGGCAGGGAAAATATTTAGGTAAAGCACTTAATAAACTTGCAAAAGGTAAAGATATAAAACCTTTCAAATATAAAGACCTTGGTATGCTTGCATACATTGGCAGCCATAAAGCGCTTGCCAATACAACACAGTATAAAGGAAGCGGATTTGCTACGTGGATATTCTGGAGAAGCGTTTATATAACCAAGCTTGTGAGCTTAAAGAATAAGATCCTGGTACTTTTTGACTGGTTCAAAACATTTGTGTTCGGAAGAGATGTGAGTAACTTTTAA
- a CDS encoding tetratricopeptide repeat protein, which produces MIHILKLVILFLLISVPVFTQESEVLFTQGEEYFNEGRFADAYFSYSKYIEYNPDSVKGYISRGNTLIFLKKIKEALSDFEKAILLDPKNYKAHSGRGTVYVYLQNGEEAIKSYQKALELNPDDVVSINSMSVIYYGENKTSEALALLDKAIKIKPDHVDSYRNRGSMRLFSGDTTGALDDLNKAVEYGPNRVDVYNTRGAIYREMQKYDEAIADFNKALELDPNSAEAYCRMGIAYLYKGDYDNAIMNMEKGLRIDPALTETMSGYLKEAKEKKGK; this is translated from the coding sequence ATGATACACATACTAAAATTAGTTATATTATTTTTACTTATAAGCGTTCCGGTATTTACACAGGAATCAGAGGTACTATTTACGCAAGGTGAAGAGTATTTTAATGAAGGCAGGTTTGCTGACGCATATTTCAGCTATTCAAAATATATAGAATACAATCCCGATAGTGTAAAAGGATATATTTCCCGCGGAAACACTCTTATCTTTTTGAAAAAGATAAAAGAAGCGCTTAGTGATTTCGAAAAAGCTATATTGCTGGATCCCAAGAACTACAAAGCCCACAGCGGCAGGGGCACTGTTTATGTTTATCTGCAAAATGGCGAAGAAGCAATAAAAAGCTATCAAAAAGCACTTGAGCTGAATCCGGATGATGTTGTATCAATAAATTCAATGTCAGTTATATACTACGGTGAAAACAAAACTTCAGAAGCATTGGCTTTGCTTGATAAAGCAATAAAAATAAAGCCTGATCACGTTGATTCATATAGGAACAGGGGCTCTATGCGGCTGTTTTCCGGAGATACAACCGGTGCGCTTGATGATCTGAACAAGGCTGTTGAGTACGGGCCAAACAGGGTAGATGTTTATAATACCCGCGGGGCAATTTACCGTGAAATGCAGAAGTATGATGAGGCTATTGCTGATTTTAATAAAGCGCTTGAACTTGATCCCAATTCAGCTGAGGCATATTGCCGGATGGGAATAGCTTACCTGTATAAAGGCGATTATGATAACGCAATTATGAATATGGAAAAAGGTTTGCGGATAGACCCTGCTTTAACTGAAACAATGAGCGGTTATCTTAAGGAAGCTAAAGAAAAAAAAGGAAAATAA
- a CDS encoding GatB/YqeY domain-containing protein — translation MLIETIRKDMQQAKLAKETVKANLLSTLYAEIFTQSKSGKEMTEDDEFKIIRKFIKNADDTIALGVSDEAVTKLNQEKKILEAYLPAQLSREKIEEIVSGLIAEGKTMKEIMPFFKEKYNGLYDGRLVSETVKAKSVS, via the coding sequence ATGCTGATAGAAACAATAAGAAAAGACATGCAGCAGGCAAAACTTGCCAAAGAAACTGTGAAAGCCAATCTGCTTTCAACACTTTATGCCGAAATATTCACCCAGTCCAAAAGCGGAAAAGAAATGACTGAAGATGATGAATTTAAAATAATCAGGAAATTCATTAAAAACGCCGATGATACAATAGCGCTTGGTGTTTCAGATGAGGCTGTTACAAAGCTGAATCAAGAGAAGAAGATACTCGAAGCTTACCTTCCAGCACAGCTTAGCAGGGAAAAGATCGAAGAAATTGTATCAGGCTTAATAGCTGAAGGCAAAACAATGAAGGAGATCATGCCATTTTTCAAGGAAAAATATAATGGCTTGTATGACGGAAGACTTGTAAGCGAGACTGTTAAAGCTAAATCTGTATCATAA
- the rmuC gene encoding DNA recombination protein RmuC, whose translation MEIILLISGLLIGALLGYFISKSRQSALISKLSEKELNLAEKEKQLNDAGSLTEQQRKKVIELTGELAAAKANNDNLESRLIEQKNDFADLQKKFTAEFENLAGKILEDKSRKFTEQNKENLDTILTPLKERIADFEKKVNDVYITETKERAALAEQLKFLHELNKQMSEEANNLTRALKGDTKTQGNWGEYILESILEKSGLVKGREFVIQETIKSDDGSNLRPDVIVNMPDNKSMIIDSKVSLTAYEAYCSAEDKSIKERSLSEHINSIRRHIKGLSPKDYQNLYGLQSLDFVLMFIPIEPAFALAVQNDAALFYDAFEKNIVIVSPSTLLATLRTISSIWKQEKQNRNALEIAKKGGELYDKLSGFVDDLIEVGTRMKRANESYEGAMKKLSEGRGNIISRAENLKLMGAKATKNIDPRIVDRSAEDNENDDQSELKLLP comes from the coding sequence ATGGAAATAATACTCTTAATTTCGGGATTGCTTATAGGTGCTTTGCTTGGATATTTTATTTCAAAGAGCAGACAATCTGCATTAATTTCCAAACTTTCTGAAAAAGAACTTAATTTAGCCGAAAAAGAAAAGCAGCTCAATGATGCCGGTTCACTTACTGAACAACAGCGTAAAAAAGTAATAGAGCTAACAGGTGAGCTGGCAGCAGCAAAAGCAAATAATGACAACCTTGAATCCAGGCTTATTGAACAAAAAAATGATTTTGCTGATCTTCAAAAGAAATTTACTGCAGAATTTGAGAATCTCGCAGGGAAAATCCTTGAAGATAAAAGCAGAAAATTCACAGAACAGAACAAAGAAAATCTGGATACGATACTAACACCTTTAAAAGAGCGAATTGCTGATTTTGAGAAAAAAGTAAATGATGTTTATATTACCGAGACCAAAGAGCGCGCTGCGCTGGCAGAACAGCTGAAATTTCTGCATGAGCTGAATAAACAAATGTCAGAAGAGGCAAATAACCTTACACGTGCATTAAAAGGCGATACAAAAACACAGGGTAATTGGGGTGAATACATACTCGAAAGTATCCTGGAAAAATCAGGTCTTGTTAAGGGCAGGGAATTTGTCATCCAGGAAACTATTAAATCTGATGATGGCTCTAATCTAAGACCAGATGTAATTGTAAATATGCCTGATAATAAAAGCATGATTATTGATTCTAAGGTATCACTTACAGCTTACGAAGCGTATTGTTCTGCCGAAGATAAGTCAATTAAAGAAAGATCACTGAGTGAACATATTAATTCAATTCGCAGGCATATAAAAGGGTTAAGTCCAAAGGATTATCAGAATCTGTACGGCTTGCAAAGCCTGGATTTTGTGCTTATGTTCATTCCAATTGAACCTGCATTTGCACTTGCAGTGCAGAATGATGCAGCGTTATTTTATGATGCATTTGAAAAAAATATAGTAATTGTAAGTCCCTCTACTTTACTTGCAACTTTACGTACAATATCCAGTATCTGGAAACAGGAAAAACAGAACAGGAATGCGCTTGAAATAGCCAAAAAAGGCGGTGAGCTCTACGATAAGCTTTCGGGGTTTGTTGATGATCTGATCGAGGTTGGCACCAGAATGAAAAGAGCCAATGAAAGTTATGAGGGTGCTATGAAAAAACTTTCTGAAGGCAGAGGCAATATAATAAGCCGCGCAGAAAACCTGAAATTAATGGGTGCTAAAGCTACTAAAAATATTGACCCAAGGATAGTTGACCGCTCAGCAGAAGATAACGAAAATGATGATCAAAGTGAATTAAAGCTTTTGCCTTAA